From Bacteroidales bacterium, one genomic window encodes:
- a CDS encoding aspartate aminotransferase family protein — MEQEPGILRELFFKHVAQTSSKPLGLNIVRAEGVFLYSPEKRYLDFISGVSVSNVGHCRREVIDAVKEQMENYAHLMVYGEMIESPQVLHAKLLTSILPDSLQSVYYVNSGSEANEAAMKLAKRVTGRREIIACKNAYHGSSQGSMSLMSSEDFKNPFRPLLPMINFIEFNNINSLSAITQQTAAVIIEPVQGEGGVQIPQPGFLNELRAKCTETGALLIYDEVQTGFGRTGKMFAFQKYGDNVVPDILVLAKALGGGLPLGALVASNELMSAWQNNPPLGHITTFGGHPVCCAAALASLKLLLTQPWVKDVDKKSARIVKALSSHPLVKEIRAAGLLIAVDLGSAELAKQILYLLLDEGVLTDWFLFQPTSFRIAPPLCITDEEIDIGTAAILKALNKLKTNCRDK; from the coding sequence ATGGAACAAGAGCCTGGAATATTAAGGGAACTTTTCTTCAAACACGTTGCACAAACATCCTCAAAACCTCTTGGATTAAACATAGTTAGGGCTGAGGGTGTTTTTTTATACTCGCCGGAAAAACGTTATCTGGATTTTATTTCCGGAGTATCTGTAAGCAATGTGGGGCACTGCCGCAGAGAAGTCATTGACGCCGTAAAGGAGCAGATGGAAAATTATGCTCACCTTATGGTGTACGGAGAGATGATAGAGTCTCCGCAAGTGCTTCATGCTAAATTGCTTACTTCTATTCTTCCCGACAGTCTTCAAAGTGTTTACTATGTTAACAGCGGCAGCGAGGCCAATGAGGCGGCTATGAAACTTGCAAAGAGAGTGACGGGCCGCAGGGAAATCATAGCTTGTAAAAACGCATATCACGGTAGTTCTCAGGGTTCTATGAGCTTGATGAGTTCAGAAGATTTTAAGAATCCTTTCCGTCCGCTTCTTCCAATGATTAACTTCATTGAGTTCAATAATATAAATTCTTTGAGCGCAATTACGCAACAGACGGCTGCTGTGATAATTGAACCTGTACAGGGTGAGGGAGGGGTTCAGATTCCGCAGCCCGGTTTTCTGAATGAATTGAGGGCAAAATGCACGGAGACAGGAGCTTTGCTGATTTATGATGAGGTGCAAACCGGTTTTGGCCGCACCGGAAAAATGTTCGCGTTCCAAAAATATGGCGACAATGTTGTTCCTGATATTTTGGTGCTGGCAAAGGCGCTTGGGGGCGGACTTCCGCTTGGAGCACTGGTTGCAAGCAATGAACTTATGAGCGCCTGGCAGAATAATCCTCCGCTTGGACACATTACAACTTTTGGCGGCCACCCGGTATGTTGTGCTGCGGCTTTGGCCTCTTTGAAACTTTTATTAACACAGCCTTGGGTAAAAGATGTTGATAAAAAAAGCGCTAGAATTGTAAAGGCTTTAAGCTCGCATCCGCTTGTAAAAGAGATACGTGCAGCCGGCCTGCTAATAGCGGTAGATTTGGGCAGCGCAGAGCTGGCAAAACAAATATTATATTTGCTATTGGATGAAGGGGTGCTTACGGATTGGTTCTTGTTCCAGCCAACTTCTTTTAGAATTGCTCCTCCGCTTTGCATAACTGATGAGGAGATTGATATTGGAACGGCTGCAATTTTAAAAGCGCTTAACAAATTGAAAACAAACTGTCGGGATAAATAA
- the dnaB gene encoding replicative DNA helicase: MADSNGKVFNPKKAAQYRERALEARNKELEVAGLETGNKVPQAPDIEEAVLGSLMLDPEAVVEVVSSLIPECFYKQENRKIYNAIVQLNQANKAIDIYTVAEQLKANGDLDEVGGTVYLTQLSLKIGAAAHIDYHTKILVDKYIQRKMIGISLDALKKSYDDAEPVDKLLDSTQQEIFELAERNMTRETKAVKSIIKDTIDKLEKAQSNPNGQSGLHSGYMGLDRVTFGWQNSDLVIIAGRPGMGKTAFVLTMARNMAVDFGIPVAFFSLEQAPEQLVQRLMIAETGISSDKIKGAKKMTDSDWVQLSDKLNQLVDAPLYIDDTPSLSITDLRAKARRLVQTAHVKMIIIDYLQLMTGSKELKGFREQEVSEISRSLKSIAKELDVPVIALAQLSRAAEIRGGQKKPQLTDLRESGAIEQDADIVIFLHRPEYYGTTDANMPEGLTDVIIAKHRNGPTDEVHMKFVKREMRFVDYNEMELPSDEELDKLESNIEGATDTGIKPMSFESKMNKKEFGETDFTME; the protein is encoded by the coding sequence ATGGCAGATTCTAACGGCAAAGTTTTTAATCCTAAAAAGGCGGCTCAATATCGTGAGAGAGCATTGGAAGCCCGTAACAAAGAGCTGGAGGTTGCAGGTCTTGAGACAGGGAATAAAGTTCCTCAAGCTCCTGATATAGAGGAAGCTGTGCTTGGCTCTCTGATGCTGGACCCGGAAGCTGTTGTAGAGGTTGTCAGCTCTCTTATTCCGGAATGTTTTTATAAACAGGAGAACAGAAAAATTTACAATGCCATTGTACAGCTGAATCAGGCAAATAAGGCAATTGATATATACACTGTCGCTGAGCAACTTAAAGCAAACGGAGATTTGGATGAGGTGGGCGGAACTGTTTATCTTACTCAGCTGAGCTTGAAGATTGGTGCGGCAGCACATATTGATTATCACACTAAAATTCTGGTAGATAAGTATATACAGCGCAAGATGATTGGCATATCATTGGATGCTCTTAAGAAATCTTATGATGATGCGGAGCCTGTAGATAAACTTTTGGACAGCACCCAGCAGGAGATTTTTGAACTTGCGGAGAGGAACATGACCAGAGAGACAAAAGCCGTTAAATCCATTATTAAAGATACCATTGACAAGCTGGAGAAGGCGCAATCTAATCCTAACGGACAGAGCGGTTTACATAGCGGATACATGGGATTGGACAGGGTTACTTTTGGCTGGCAAAATTCAGATTTGGTTATTATTGCAGGACGTCCCGGAATGGGAAAAACTGCGTTTGTTCTTACAATGGCGCGCAACATGGCGGTGGATTTTGGAATCCCCGTTGCCTTCTTCTCTTTGGAGCAGGCGCCTGAGCAACTTGTTCAGAGATTGATGATTGCGGAGACAGGAATTTCATCTGATAAAATAAAGGGCGCTAAAAAAATGACGGATTCAGATTGGGTGCAGCTCAGCGATAAGCTTAATCAGCTGGTTGATGCTCCTTTATATATAGATGACACCCCGTCATTATCTATTACAGACTTGAGGGCTAAGGCAAGAAGATTGGTGCAAACGGCTCATGTTAAGATGATTATCATAGATTACCTTCAGCTGATGACCGGCTCAAAAGAGCTCAAGGGATTTAGGGAGCAGGAGGTTTCAGAGATATCCCGTTCATTAAAGTCAATTGCGAAAGAGCTTGATGTTCCGGTAATTGCGCTGGCTCAGCTAAGCCGTGCAGCAGAAATCAGAGGCGGTCAGAAGAAGCCGCAGCTGACAGACTTAAGAGAGTCAGGAGCTATAGAGCAGGATGCGGATATTGTAATTTTCTTGCATCGCCCTGAATATTACGGAACAACGGATGCCAATATGCCAGAGGGACTTACGGATGTCATAATTGCAAAACACCGTAACGGTCCAACTGATGAAGTGCACATGAAGTTTGTAAAGAGAGAGATGAGGTTTGTGGATTACAATGAGATGGAACTTCCTTCAGATGAAGAGCTGGACAAGTTGGAGAGTAATATTGAGGGAGCGACTGACACGGGAATCAAGCCTATGTCTTTTGAGTCAAAAATGAATAAAAAAGAGTTTGGCGAGACTGATTTTACAATGGAATAA
- a CDS encoding DUF3108 domain-containing protein: MDTDKKLHRANRIRAVFISLAVLCFLFPTANCKAQELPFKSGETVAYTLNYTWGGVLTDVGSAVCQLSYENGEYHAVINGYTFKFYDLFFKVRERFESKFSPSTLRPSYFYRSAAEGKYRMKNTFYFNNRNYTIKSITQKYDREPFDTVLQGSPNTFDLLSLYYHSRTLSFGSIPIGQKQPINFAIDKEIYNLYFIYLGKENRKVPGYGTFRTMKFAVRVVAGNVFTGKDDMTIWVTDDDNKLPVFFESPILVGKMQGRVSKIINNKYPLTSKIR; this comes from the coding sequence ATGGATACAGATAAAAAATTACATAGGGCCAACAGAATACGTGCAGTATTTATTTCCTTAGCTGTGCTTTGTTTTTTATTCCCGACAGCTAATTGCAAAGCGCAGGAACTTCCTTTTAAAAGCGGGGAGACGGTAGCTTACACATTAAATTATACTTGGGGCGGAGTCCTTACGGATGTTGGCAGCGCGGTATGCCAGCTGTCCTATGAAAATGGTGAATATCATGCTGTTATAAACGGCTACACCTTTAAATTCTATGACCTTTTCTTTAAAGTAAGAGAGAGATTTGAGTCCAAATTTTCTCCTAGTACGCTGAGGCCCAGCTATTTTTACCGCAGCGCCGCGGAAGGCAAGTATAGAATGAAAAACACATTCTATTTCAACAATAGAAATTACACTATTAAAAGTATCACGCAAAAGTATGATAGAGAGCCATTTGACACTGTGCTGCAAGGTTCTCCAAATACATTTGATTTACTATCTCTTTATTATCACAGCCGCACTCTAAGCTTTGGCAGCATTCCAATTGGACAGAAGCAACCAATTAATTTTGCGATAGACAAGGAGATATACAATTTGTACTTTATTTATTTAGGGAAAGAGAACAGGAAAGTTCCGGGTTATGGCACTTTCCGCACAATGAAGTTTGCGGTGAGAGTTGTTGCCGGTAATGTCTTTACTGGCAAAGATGATATGACCATCTGGGTAACAGACGATGACAACAAACTTCCCGTCTTTTTTGAATCTCCGATTCTAGTGGGCAAAATGCAGGGCCGCGTCTCTAAAATCATCAACAACAAGTATCCTTTAACCAGCAAAATCAGATAA
- a CDS encoding SoxR reducing system RseC family protein — translation METISHEGVIREIKPDVIKVTIVSQSACAGCHAKGFCSASEMQEKVVEVKGAEGDYKVGERVNVNMEQKLGNRAVWIVYAVPGVILIILLLSLQRFVTNELYLGLIVLGIIALYFFILYLFRGRVGRGFHFTISKLQDPQAEK, via the coding sequence ATGGAAACAATTTCTCATGAAGGTGTAATCCGGGAGATAAAGCCGGATGTAATTAAGGTCACGATAGTTAGCCAATCTGCTTGCGCCGGTTGCCATGCAAAGGGTTTTTGCTCAGCCTCTGAGATGCAGGAGAAGGTGGTAGAGGTTAAGGGTGCGGAGGGTGATTACAAGGTAGGAGAGCGTGTAAACGTGAATATGGAGCAAAAACTCGGAAATAGGGCGGTATGGATTGTATACGCAGTTCCGGGGGTTATTCTTATAATATTATTGTTATCTTTGCAGCGTTTTGTAACAAATGAGTTATATTTGGGGTTGATTGTGCTGGGGATCATAGCGTTGTACTTTTTTATCCTCTATTTGTTCAGAGGACGTGTTGGGAGAGGGTTCCACTTTACAATCAGCAAATTACAAGACCCGCAGGCTGAAAAATAG
- a CDS encoding RnfABCDGE type electron transport complex subunit B: MTNTIIFTIACLTILGLLLAIVLFLVAQKFKVEEDPRIDTVEALMPGANCGGCGHAGCRAFAEDAVKSGNLDNLFCPVGGNATMKKVADALGYTVAEKEPQVAVVRCSGSCDKRQKVTFFDGRKTCATEASVYSGDTGCRYGCFGLGDCERACQFDAIKVNVTTGLPEVDEEKCVACGACVKACPKGIIELRNKGPKGRRLYVSCVSKDKGAVARKACLAACIGCGKCQKVCQFGAITVENNLAYIDYTKCRMCRKCVLECPTGAIHECNFPPRPAASAQPAAQTVAQKPVESTAKPVA; encoded by the coding sequence ATGACTAATACGATTATTTTTACCATCGCCTGTTTGACAATCCTAGGATTGCTTCTGGCGATTGTGCTGTTTTTAGTGGCACAAAAGTTTAAGGTAGAGGAAGATCCAAGGATTGACACCGTTGAGGCTCTTATGCCGGGTGCCAATTGCGGAGGTTGCGGACATGCAGGCTGCAGAGCTTTTGCAGAGGATGCCGTAAAATCCGGTAACCTTGATAATCTTTTCTGCCCCGTTGGCGGAAATGCTACAATGAAGAAAGTAGCAGATGCGCTAGGCTACACGGTTGCGGAAAAAGAGCCGCAAGTAGCAGTTGTAAGGTGCTCAGGGTCTTGTGATAAGAGACAGAAAGTCACCTTTTTTGACGGTCGCAAGACTTGTGCTACAGAAGCCTCCGTTTATTCAGGAGATACTGGCTGCAGATATGGATGCTTTGGACTAGGAGACTGCGAGAGAGCCTGCCAGTTTGATGCAATTAAGGTTAATGTCACGACAGGTCTTCCGGAGGTTGACGAGGAAAAATGCGTTGCCTGCGGAGCGTGCGTAAAAGCTTGTCCTAAAGGCATTATCGAGCTTAGAAACAAAGGCCCTAAAGGTCGCAGATTGTATGTTTCCTGTGTCAGCAAAGACAAGGGAGCAGTTGCCAGAAAGGCTTGCCTTGCTGCCTGCATAGGTTGTGGCAAGTGTCAGAAAGTCTGCCAGTTTGGTGCTATTACGGTAGAAAATAATTTGGCTTATATAGATTATACAAAATGCAGAATGTGCCGCAAGTGCGTTCTTGAATGCCCAACCGGCGCAATTCATGAGTGCAACTTCCCGCCAAGACCGGCGGCGTCCGCACAGCCTGCAGCACAGACAGTTGCGCAAAAACCTGTAGAAAGTACGGCAAAGCCTGTTGCATAA
- the rsxC gene encoding electron transport complex subunit RsxC yields the protein MMKTFFIGGVHPSDKKISSEAAIEKLPVPKVAYISMGQHLGAPAEPIVKPGDKVKVGQLIANPKGFVSAPVHSSVSGTVRSIEPVKDTAGNPVMTVIIDVEGDEWMEGIDRSDAVVSEIKLDQKQIIEKIKECGVVGLGGATFPTSIKLCPPPTAHPTCVIINGAECEPYLTSNYREMIEMPEQLLVGCEILMKALNVKKCYIGIEENKPAAIEKLTSLASGKHPNIEIVKLKKKYPQGGEKQLIDAVIKKRVPSMGLPVDTGAVVQNVATTIAVYNAVQKNMPLFQGVMTVTGDCSNVQRNFLHRVGTPFKEIIDYCGGIPKDAAKLINGGPMMGKAIANLDAPTLKGTSAILYLTEAQTKRKTEGNCIRCAKCINACPMGLEPYILNKMYRAGDMAGLEEHKIYDCIECGCCQFTCPAYIPLLDSVRLGKAAVMKIMKSRPKK from the coding sequence ATTATGAAGACATTTTTTATAGGTGGTGTTCATCCTTCAGATAAAAAGATTTCCTCAGAGGCTGCAATAGAGAAGCTTCCTGTTCCAAAGGTTGCGTATATTTCTATGGGCCAGCATCTTGGAGCTCCCGCAGAACCAATAGTAAAACCGGGAGATAAAGTAAAGGTTGGACAACTGATTGCAAATCCAAAGGGATTTGTTTCTGCTCCGGTTCACTCTTCCGTTTCCGGAACTGTACGTTCAATAGAGCCCGTTAAAGATACTGCGGGCAATCCTGTAATGACGGTAATAATTGATGTTGAGGGAGATGAGTGGATGGAAGGTATTGACAGATCAGATGCCGTTGTCAGTGAAATCAAGCTAGACCAAAAGCAAATTATAGAGAAAATTAAAGAGTGCGGCGTTGTCGGACTGGGCGGCGCAACATTCCCAACTTCAATAAAACTTTGCCCTCCTCCAACAGCACATCCAACATGTGTTATTATTAACGGAGCAGAGTGCGAGCCATATCTAACATCAAACTATCGTGAGATGATAGAGATGCCTGAGCAACTGCTTGTTGGCTGTGAGATTTTAATGAAAGCGCTGAATGTAAAGAAGTGCTACATTGGAATAGAGGAGAACAAACCTGCTGCTATTGAGAAACTTACATCTCTTGCAAGCGGCAAGCATCCTAACATTGAGATTGTAAAGCTAAAGAAGAAATATCCGCAAGGCGGTGAGAAACAGCTGATTGATGCCGTTATCAAAAAGAGAGTTCCTTCCATGGGACTTCCTGTAGATACAGGCGCAGTTGTTCAAAATGTTGCAACTACAATTGCAGTTTATAATGCCGTACAGAAGAACATGCCTTTGTTCCAAGGTGTTATGACTGTTACCGGAGATTGCAGCAATGTACAGAGAAATTTCTTGCACAGAGTCGGAACTCCATTCAAAGAGATTATTGATTATTGCGGAGGAATTCCAAAAGATGCTGCAAAGCTTATCAACGGCGGTCCTATGATGGGCAAGGCCATTGCAAATTTGGATGCTCCAACATTAAAGGGAACTTCCGCTATCTTGTATTTGACTGAAGCTCAGACAAAGAGAAAGACAGAAGGAAACTGCATCCGTTGTGCTAAATGTATCAATGCTTGCCCTATGGGCTTGGAACCTTACATTCTTAATAAGATGTATCGTGCCGGCGATATGGCAGGATTGGAAGAGCATAAAATTTATGATTGTATAGAGTGCGGCTGCTGCCAGTTTACATGCCCGGCTTACATTCCGCTTCTTGATTCAGTGAGATTAGGAAAGGCCGCAGTAATGAAAATTATGAAGAGCCGTCCTAAAAAGTAA
- a CDS encoding RnfABCDGE type electron transport complex subunit D → MMNKLIVSGAPHVHGRENTKRLMLDVIIALMPAVLVSIYFFGLSAIKLVLISVVACVLVEYLIQKFLFKGPLTICDLSAVVTGVLLALNLPVCSPWWMILIGAVVAIGIAKMTFGGLGQNFFNPALVARVVLLVSFPVLMTGAAFHAPESGYLFGNSHFATTALDATSGATPLAFVKEELAKPEVQAQLNNGSTIKQVLLDKDPNLSYGQLLWGRIGGSSGEACALALILGFIYLLCRRVIKPHISLSILLTVFVFSGILYLADPSKFTDPVFNLLSGGLLLGSFFMATDYVTSPMTPKGMIIFGVGIGILTVLIREFGSYPEGVSFAILIMNATVPLINKFATPKRFATEAQKK, encoded by the coding sequence ATAATGAATAAACTGATTGTATCCGGTGCCCCTCACGTTCATGGGAGGGAAAACACCAAGAGGCTGATGCTGGACGTCATCATTGCACTGATGCCGGCAGTCTTGGTCTCTATATACTTCTTTGGTTTGTCCGCAATCAAGCTTGTCCTAATTAGCGTAGTAGCTTGTGTCCTTGTTGAATATCTGATTCAGAAATTCTTGTTCAAAGGACCGCTTACTATTTGCGATTTGTCTGCTGTGGTTACGGGCGTTTTGCTTGCACTTAACTTGCCGGTCTGCTCACCATGGTGGATGATATTGATAGGAGCTGTTGTTGCAATAGGAATTGCAAAGATGACTTTTGGCGGACTTGGACAAAATTTCTTTAACCCCGCACTTGTAGCGCGTGTTGTTTTGCTGGTTTCATTCCCTGTTCTTATGACGGGCGCAGCATTCCACGCACCTGAAAGCGGATATCTATTTGGAAACAGCCATTTTGCAACTACCGCACTTGATGCAACTTCCGGAGCAACTCCGCTAGCTTTTGTAAAAGAGGAGCTTGCAAAACCTGAGGTTCAGGCTCAGCTAAATAATGGATCAACTATCAAACAAGTTCTTTTGGATAAAGATCCCAATCTTTCTTACGGCCAGCTGCTTTGGGGAAGAATCGGAGGAAGCTCCGGAGAGGCTTGCGCGCTTGCTCTTATTTTAGGTTTCATTTATCTTCTTTGCAGAAGAGTTATTAAACCTCATATTTCACTATCAATATTGCTGACGGTATTTGTGTTCTCCGGAATACTTTATCTTGCAGACCCTTCCAAGTTTACAGATCCTGTATTCAATCTGTTAAGCGGTGGTTTGCTGCTGGGCTCATTCTTTATGGCGACGGATTATGTTACCAGCCCAATGACCCCTAAAGGCATGATAATCTTTGGAGTAGGAATAGGAATTCTTACAGTTTTAATTAGGGAATTTGGTTCATATCCGGAGGGCGTTTCATTTGCAATTCTTATTATGAATGCAACTGTTCCTTTGATTAACAAATTTGCTACACCTAAGAGGTTTGCGACGGAGGCGCAGAAGAAATAA
- a CDS encoding RnfABCDGE type electron transport complex subunit G: MATKSSLKNMALVLLFICLGASAAVAVVYAVTKDPIAQAEAAKVNDAIKQVVPPCDNEVSKDTLAIADPTTPSKMDKVYIAKKGGQIVGYAVPVTTSKGFGGAISMIVGFTPDGAVYNTAVVSHQETPGLGAKITDPNQPFIKQWKGLNLINGSVKIAVKKDGGDIDAITASTISSRAFCDAMQQAADIFNSINSESSASADQAAPADSSAVAADSTVAATTAATATKPAANAAAAKGEKTVGNKK; the protein is encoded by the coding sequence ATGGCTACAAAATCTAGTTTAAAGAATATGGCCCTTGTGCTCCTGTTCATTTGTCTTGGAGCATCCGCTGCAGTTGCAGTTGTTTATGCAGTTACAAAGGACCCTATAGCACAGGCAGAAGCCGCAAAGGTGAATGACGCTATCAAACAGGTAGTTCCGCCATGCGACAATGAGGTTTCAAAAGATACTCTTGCTATCGCTGACCCTACCACTCCATCTAAAATGGATAAGGTTTACATAGCAAAGAAAGGTGGTCAGATAGTTGGTTACGCAGTTCCTGTCACAACCTCTAAAGGTTTTGGCGGAGCAATCAGCATGATAGTTGGTTTTACTCCCGACGGTGCTGTCTATAATACAGCAGTAGTCAGCCATCAGGAAACTCCGGGCCTTGGAGCAAAAATCACAGACCCTAATCAACCTTTCATCAAACAATGGAAAGGTTTGAATCTTATAAACGGCAGCGTTAAAATTGCAGTTAAGAAAGATGGTGGAGATATTGATGCTATTACAGCTTCAACAATCTCATCCAGAGCATTTTGCGACGCAATGCAACAGGCCGCTGATATATTCAACAGTATAAATTCAGAGAGTTCCGCTTCAGCTGACCAGGCCGCTCCTGCAGATTCATCCGCTGTTGCAGCTGATTCAACCGTTGCCGCAACAACTGCTGCAACTGCCACAAAACCAGCCGCTAATGCTGCTGCTGCAAAAGGAGAAAAAACTGTCGGGAATAAAAAATAG
- a CDS encoding electron transport complex subunit E encodes MNKFKLTLQGIIKNNPTFVLVLGMCPTLATSTSALNGMGMGLATMIVLACSNMGISALAPHIPDKVRIPCYIVVIAAFVTVVQFLMQAYTPSLYKTLGIYVPLIVVNCIVLGRAEAYANKNTVIDSMCDGIGVGLGFTLSLTCIGIIREFLGSLSFMNTKLFDADGMLIFILPAGAFIVLGYLMVLFNSMKNRKKANA; translated from the coding sequence ATGAATAAGTTTAAATTGACATTACAGGGAATCATAAAGAACAACCCAACATTTGTACTTGTTCTTGGTATGTGCCCTACGCTTGCAACCTCAACTTCTGCTCTTAACGGAATGGGAATGGGACTTGCAACAATGATAGTTCTTGCTTGCTCAAACATGGGAATCTCAGCACTTGCTCCGCACATTCCGGATAAGGTCAGAATCCCTTGCTATATAGTTGTCATAGCCGCGTTTGTAACTGTAGTTCAGTTCCTTATGCAGGCTTACACTCCATCCCTTTATAAAACATTGGGAATCTACGTTCCGCTAATTGTTGTAAACTGTATTGTCCTTGGACGTGCAGAGGCTTACGCAAATAAAAATACAGTAATAGATTCTATGTGCGACGGTATTGGAGTTGGTCTTGGATTTACACTATCCCTGACATGCATCGGAATCATAAGAGAGTTCCTTGGAAGTTTATCTTTCATGAACACAAAATTGTTTGACGCAGACGGAATGTTAATCTTCATTCTTCCTGCCGGCGCATTCATTGTGCTTGGATATCTGATGGTTCTGTTCAACAGCATGAAGAACCGCAAAAAGGCTAATGCTTAA
- a CDS encoding RnfABCDGE type electron transport complex subunit A, which yields MEYLFIIISAVFVNNVILSQFLGICPFLGVSKKISTAVGMSAALCFVMGLSTMVTYLIQYHILINTWFGQQIDITFMQTIVFILVIAALVQMVEIILKKINPVLYQALGIYLPLITTNCAVLGVAIIVVTKQFTFGAAPHMLNLAESVVYAMALALGFGVAITLFAGIREQMELNNVPKAFRGTPIALITAGMLALAFMGFSGMVK from the coding sequence ATGGAGTATTTATTTATAATAATTTCAGCAGTATTCGTTAACAACGTAATACTTTCTCAGTTCCTTGGAATTTGTCCGTTCCTTGGAGTATCAAAGAAAATTTCCACCGCAGTTGGAATGTCCGCGGCACTTTGCTTTGTCATGGGACTTTCCACTATGGTTACATATTTGATTCAATATCACATCCTTATCAATACATGGTTTGGTCAGCAGATAGACATTACCTTCATGCAGACAATCGTCTTCATTCTTGTAATTGCCGCGCTGGTTCAGATGGTAGAAATCATTCTTAAGAAAATCAACCCGGTACTTTACCAGGCTCTAGGAATTTATCTTCCATTGATTACCACCAACTGCGCCGTACTAGGAGTTGCTATCATCGTAGTTACCAAACAATTTACATTTGGCGCTGCACCTCACATGCTAAACCTTGCAGAATCAGTAGTTTATGCAATGGCTCTTGCACTTGGTTTTGGCGTTGCAATTACGCTGTTTGCCGGAATCAGAGAGCAGATGGAACTCAACAACGTTCCAAAAGCTTTCCGCGGAACTCCAATTGCATTGATAACCGCCGGCATGTTGGCCCTTGCATTCATGGGCTTCTCCGGAATGGTTAAGTAG